CTGGCGCTGAAATTCTTCCAGGAAGTCTTTCACGTTATCCCCAACGTGTTTTCCATGGCCGAGTCCGACCTGATCCTGGTCCTGCTGTCGTTGATCGACATGGCGCTGGTGGGCGGCCTGCTGGTGATGGTGATGATTTCCGGCTACGAGAACTTCGTCTCGCAACTGGACATCGCCGACGACAAGGAAAAGCTCAACTGGCTGGGCACCATGGACTCTTCATCGCTGAAGATGAAAGTCGCTGCCTCGATCGTGGCCATTTCCTCCATCCACCTGCTGCGCATCTTCATGGACGCCAAGAACGTCGATCCCGAGCACCTGATGTGGTACGTGATCATCCACATGACCTTCGTGGTCTCGGCCTTCGCCATGGGCTACCTGGACAAACTGACCAAGCACTGAGGTCCGTTCACCGCGCTGGCGCAACGCCCGCCTGTTGAATTGCAGGCGGGCGTTGTCGTTTCCGGCGGGTGGCTTTGGCGCAGGGGGCTCGTCACCCGCGGGGCCATCTGTGCTAGTCTGCTCGCCCTTTTGGTTCCGGGCGCTCCGGGAGGCGCTGTGTCACGCACGGCAACTCTCGAGCCGTCCGCACAGCGGAGCAGCATCATGTCCGAAGTTAACCTGTCCACCGACGAAACCCGCGTCAGCTACGGCATTGGCCGTCAGTTGGGCGACCAACTGCGCGACAACCCGCCACCGGGCGTGAGCCTGGACGCAATCCTGGCCGGCCTGACCGACGCGTTCGCCGGCAAGCCAAGCCGCGTGGGCCAGGACGAGATGTCCGCCAGCTTCAAGGTCATTCGTGAAATCATGCAGGCCGAAGCCGCAGCCAAGGCCGAAGCCGCCGCTGGCGAAGGCCGTGCGTTCCTGACCGAAAACGCCAAGCGTGAAGGCATCACCACCCTGGCTTCCGGCCTGCAATTCGAAGTGCTGACCCAAGGTGAAGGCGCCAAGCCGACCCGTGAAGACCAGGTGCGTACCCATTATCATGGCACCCTGATCGACGGCACTGTGTTCGACAGCTCCTACGATCGTGGTCAGCCAGCCGAATTTCCGGTAGGCGGCGTGATCCCAGGCTGGACCGAAGCCCTGCAACTGATGAACGCCGGCAGCAAATGGCGCCTGTACGTGCCGAGCGAACTGGCTTACGGCGCTCAAGGTGTTGGCAGCATTCCACCGCACAGCGTGCTGGTGTTCGACGTCGAGTTGTTGGACGTACTGTAAGACCCTGGAATACCTGTGGGGGCGAGCTTGCTCGCGATGGCGGACTTACATTCAACATCCGCGTTGATTGTCATAGCGCTATCGCGAGCAAGCTCGCTCCCACAGGATCCATCGCTTCATCCGTGGAACCTGCCACTGAAATCACCCGTCGGGCGCAACGCCCGCGCGTAGCAGAACAGGAACAGATTGCGCACCAGCTCCTTGAGCACCAGCGGCTCGCTGGAGTTGAGGCTGTTGAGGTCCAGATCCCCTTGGTCCTGCAGCTCGTTCAAGGCCTCTTCTTCAAGCACCGCACAGACTTCCCCGGTTTCCCGATGCAGGATCCTGAGGTAGGGATGTGGGCGGTCCAGCCAGGCATCGATCAAATAGGTCATGGTTCTCATCTCCTTGATGGGGTCCGATGAGAATAATTCTTATTCGCTAAATAGCAAGTCTCTATTGGCGTTGCGATTGTTTTTCTGATGATGGGTTGTGGCAGCTCAAGACGGCTGGCACCTGGCTAGCGCCAGAAAAGGGGGCTAAAGCGGGGGAAGGCGAAGCTCCATCCCACACGCGGGGCGTGGGATGGAATACAGCAGAATCAGACTTTTCTGACGAACTCGGATTTGAGTTTCATCGGGCCGATGCCGTCGATCTTGCAGTCGATGTCGTGGTCGCCATCGCACAGGCGGATATTCTTGACCTTGGTGCCGACCTTGACCACCAGCGACGTGCCCTTGACCTTCAGGTCCTTGATCACGGTGATGGTGTCGCCATCCTGCAGGACGTTGCCGACCGAATCTTTCTTCACGGTATCGTCGGACACTGTTTCAGCTTCGCCGCTGGCGGACCATTCGTGGGCACACTCCGGGCAGACCAGTTGAGTACCGTCTTCGTAGGTGTATTCGGAATTGCATTTCGGGCAGGGAGGCAACGTGCTCACTAAGGTTCCTTGGGTATCAGGAGGGCAAAAGGGCGCACATTATATAGGGTTTTGTTGCGAAAGAGGGGCGGTGCCGCGTCTGGATATCCTGTGGCGAGAGGATTTGTGGGAGCAAGGCTTGCCCGCGATACAGGCGACTCGGTTTCTGAAGAACCGCATCGTCGTCATCGCGGGCAAGCCTTGCTCCCACAAAAGCCCTGTGTGTCAGTGGGTACGCGCCACCGCAAACTCGCTCAGCTCCACCAGCGCATCGCGGTATTCGCTGGCTGGCAGGGCGTCGAGGCATTTGATCGCGCGGGCAACGTAGTCCCGGGCCAGTTTCGCGGTGTAGTCCAGCGAGCCGGACGCTTCAACCGCGACACGGATGCTTTCGAGGTTTTCGATACCGCCTTTCTGGATCGCCTGGCGGACCAGTGCCGCCTGTTCAGGCGTGCCCTCGCGCATGGTGTAGATCAGCGGCAGGGTCGGCTTGCCTTCGGCCAGGTCGTCACCGACGTTCTTGCCCAGGGTCTCGGCATCGCCCTTGTAGTCGAGCAGGTCGTCCACCAACTGGAAGGCCACGCCCAGGTGATCGCCGAAGGTGCGCAGCGCTTCGCTCTGCTCGGCGCTGGCACCGGCCAGGGCGGCGGCGCTGTGGGTCGAGGCTTCGAAGAGCATCGCGGTCTTGCCGCGGATGACTTCCATGTAGGTTTCTTCGGTGGTGCTGGCGTCACGTACCTTGGACAACTGCAGCACTTCGCCTTCGGCGATGATGCGCGTGGCCTGGGACAGGATTTTCATCACCGGCATCGAGCCCAGCTCGACCATCATTTCGAACGAGCGCGAATACAGGAAGTCGCCCACCAGCACGCTCGGGGCGTTGCCCCACATGGCGTTGGCAGTCGAGCGGCCACGGCGCATGCCGGACATGTCGACCACGTCGTCGTGCAGCAGGGTCGCGGTGTGCAGGAATTCGATAGTGGCGGCCAGCAGGCGCATGTCGTCGCCTTCGCGACCCAAGGCCTTGCCGCACAACAGTACCAATAAAGGACGCAGGCGTTTACCGCCAGCCGATGTGATGTAGTCGCCGATTTTCGATACCAGCGGCACTCGGGAAGTCAGCTGCTTCTTGATGATGCCGTCGACGGCGCTAAAATCGTCCGCCACCGCGCGGTAGAAAGCTTGGGGTTGCATCAGCGACAGGTGCTCCAGAAGGGTTGCGCGGCATGCTAGGACCCACATCCGCAGGTGTCAAGGCGCGATGGACGGCCACTTGCAAGGGACTGCTGGCTTGCGTACAATCGCGCACCCTGAACTTCCTGGGCAGCACCTGCCTTACGCAATTGCATCCGGGCCTTCCAGCCCATGCAGCCATGCCAGCCAATACCTCTTCTTATAAAGCGCTGGGTGAGCAGGATTATCGGAGAAATACCATGTCGTACGCAGTAATTGTTACTGGTGGCAAGCAATACAAGGTCGCCCCAGGTGAATACCTGAAGATCGAAAAACTGGAAATCGCTACCGGCGAATCCGTGACTTTTGATCGCGTTCTGTTGGTCGCCAATGGCGATGACGTGAATATCGGCGCTCCAGTCGTTGCTGGCGCTACCGTTGTGGCTGAAGTGATCTCCCAAGGTCGTCACGATAAAGTCCGCATCATCAAGTTCCGTCGCCGTAAGCACCACATGAAGCGTATGGGCCACCGCCAGTGGTACACCGAGATCAAAATCACCGGTATTCAGGCTTAATTTCAGCCTAATTCCTCACTAGGAGAATTGAACTCATGGCACACAAAAAAGCTGGTGGTAGTACCCGTAACGGTCGCGACTCAGAAGCCAAACGCCTTGGCGTGAAGATGTATGGCGGCCAGAAAATCATTCCGGGCAACATCATCGTGCGTCAGCGCGGCACCCAATTCCACGCCGGTTACGGTGTTGGCATGGGTAAGGATCACACCCTCTTCGCTAAAATCGAAGGCGTGATCAAGTTCGAAGTAAAGGGCGCGTTCAACCGCCGTTACGTGAGTGTTGTCGCGGCTTAATCGCGAGAATGCTGGAAAAGCCCTGTCTTGCGACGGGGCTTTTTCGTTTGTGGGGTGAGTCTCTTGCAAAACTGTTTGTATGGGCCGTCGACGCTGCAATTGGGGCGTTTCATCAGGCCGCTGCGCTCATTTTTGCAAGAGTCTTATGTCTTGTTTTTTTGGCTCGTCCGTATGGCGAGAGGCGTGTGTCATGAAGTTTGTTGATGAAGTATCGATTCGAGTAAAGGCCGGCGACGGCGGCAATGGTTGCATGAGTTTCCGTCGGGAAAAGTTCATTGAAAACGGTGGTCCGAACGGTGGTGATGGGGGTGACGGCGGCTCGATCTACATGCTCGCCGACGAAAACCTCAACACCCTGGTGGACTACCGTTACACCCGGCACTTCGATGCCGAGCGTGGCTCCAACGGCGGCAGCACCGACTGCACCGGCAAGAAGGGCGAAGACCTGATCCTGCGCGTGCCAGTCGGCACCACGGTGATCGATTCGGCCACCCAGGAAGTGATTGGCGACCTGACCAAGGCCGGTCAGCGTCTGTTGGTCGCCCATGGCGGCTGGCACGGCCTGGGCAACACCCGTTTCAAATCCAGTACCAACCGCGCGCCGCGCCAGACCACGCCAGGCAAGCCAGGTGAGCAGCGTGACCTGAAGCTGGAAATGAAAGTGTTGGCCGACGTGGGCCTGTTGGGCCTGCCGAACGCCGGTAAAAGTACCTTCATTCGCTCGGTGTCGGCGGCCAAGCCGAAAGTCGCCGATTACCCGTTCACCACCCTCGTGCCGAATCTGGGCGTGGTCAGCGTCGACCGTTGGAAAAGCTTCGTGATCGCCGACATCCCGGGGTTGATCGAAGGGGCTTCCGAGGGCGCGGGCCTGGGGATTCGCTTTCTCAAGCACTTGTCCCGTACCCGCCTGTTGCTGCACCTCGTGGACATGGCGCCGTTGGATGAAACCAGTGCCGCCGATGCCGCCGAAGTCATTGTCAACGAGCTGACCAAGTTCAGTCCGGCCCTGGCCGAGCGCGACCGTTGGCTGGTGCTGAACAAGTGCGACCAGATCCTTGAGGAAGAGCATGAGGAGCGGGTCAAGGAAATCGTCGATCGCCTGGAGTGGGAAGGTCCGGTCTACGTGATCTCGGCCATCGCCAAGGAAAACACCGAGCGCCTGTGCCACGACATCATGCGTTACCTGGAAGATCGCGCCGACCGCCTGGCCAACGATCCGGCCTACAAGGAAGAGCTGGCCGAACTCGATCAGCGCATCGAAGACGAGGCCCGTGCCCAGCTGCAGGCGCTGGACGACCAGCGAGCCCTGCGTCGCAGCGGCGTCAAGTCGGTCCATGACATCGGTGACGACGATTGGGACGAAGAAGATGTGGATGACGAAGACGGTCCGGAAATCATCTACGTTCGCGACTGATCTGGTGCTGTTGCCGCTCAGTTGGGGCTAAGGCCTGTGTGAGCGAACCTGTGGGAGCAAAGCTTGCTCGCGATAGCGATTTTACGGCCAGCAAAGGTGTTGGATGTGATGGCGTCATCGCGGGCAAGCCTTGCTCCCACAGGCTCATCCCCCAAGGATTCTCGGGGGGCAGGTTCAAGTGGTTCAGTGCAGTGTTATCATCGCAGCCAGCCGGTTTCCAAGGCGCCGCTCATTCGAGCGGCGTTTTGGTATCTGTAAAACGCAAATACGAATAATCCCATGGGCGGCGCTGGGTCGCGCCGTTCGCTGGCAAAGGTTGAAGATGATGCGGAGCAAGGTGACGGGTGCGCAGCGCTGGGTCGTGAAGATCGGCAGCGC
The sequence above is drawn from the Pseudomonas sp. St316 genome and encodes:
- a CDS encoding TIGR00645 family protein, producing the protein MERFIENAMYASRWLLAPIYFGLSLGLLALALKFFQEVFHVIPNVFSMAESDLILVLLSLIDMALVGGLLVMVMISGYENFVSQLDIADDKEKLNWLGTMDSSSLKMKVAASIVAISSIHLLRIFMDAKNVDPEHLMWYVIIHMTFVVSAFAMGYLDKLTKH
- a CDS encoding FKBP-type peptidyl-prolyl cis-trans isomerase, with amino-acid sequence MSEVNLSTDETRVSYGIGRQLGDQLRDNPPPGVSLDAILAGLTDAFAGKPSRVGQDEMSASFKVIREIMQAEAAAKAEAAAGEGRAFLTENAKREGITTLASGLQFEVLTQGEGAKPTREDQVRTHYHGTLIDGTVFDSSYDRGQPAEFPVGGVIPGWTEALQLMNAGSKWRLYVPSELAYGAQGVGSIPPHSVLVFDVELLDVL
- a CDS encoding zinc ribbon domain-containing protein YjdM, with the protein product MSTLPPCPKCNSEYTYEDGTQLVCPECAHEWSASGEAETVSDDTVKKDSVGNVLQDGDTITVIKDLKVKGTSLVVKVGTKVKNIRLCDGDHDIDCKIDGIGPMKLKSEFVRKV
- a CDS encoding polyprenyl synthetase family protein → MQPQAFYRAVADDFSAVDGIIKKQLTSRVPLVSKIGDYITSAGGKRLRPLLVLLCGKALGREGDDMRLLAATIEFLHTATLLHDDVVDMSGMRRGRSTANAMWGNAPSVLVGDFLYSRSFEMMVELGSMPVMKILSQATRIIAEGEVLQLSKVRDASTTEETYMEVIRGKTAMLFEASTHSAAALAGASAEQSEALRTFGDHLGVAFQLVDDLLDYKGDAETLGKNVGDDLAEGKPTLPLIYTMREGTPEQAALVRQAIQKGGIENLESIRVAVEASGSLDYTAKLARDYVARAIKCLDALPASEYRDALVELSEFAVARTH
- the rplU gene encoding 50S ribosomal protein L21 gives rise to the protein MSYAVIVTGGKQYKVAPGEYLKIEKLEIATGESVTFDRVLLVANGDDVNIGAPVVAGATVVAEVISQGRHDKVRIIKFRRRKHHMKRMGHRQWYTEIKITGIQA
- the rpmA gene encoding 50S ribosomal protein L27, with the protein product MAHKKAGGSTRNGRDSEAKRLGVKMYGGQKIIPGNIIVRQRGTQFHAGYGVGMGKDHTLFAKIEGVIKFEVKGAFNRRYVSVVAA
- the cgtA gene encoding Obg family GTPase CgtA; this translates as MKFVDEVSIRVKAGDGGNGCMSFRREKFIENGGPNGGDGGDGGSIYMLADENLNTLVDYRYTRHFDAERGSNGGSTDCTGKKGEDLILRVPVGTTVIDSATQEVIGDLTKAGQRLLVAHGGWHGLGNTRFKSSTNRAPRQTTPGKPGEQRDLKLEMKVLADVGLLGLPNAGKSTFIRSVSAAKPKVADYPFTTLVPNLGVVSVDRWKSFVIADIPGLIEGASEGAGLGIRFLKHLSRTRLLLHLVDMAPLDETSAADAAEVIVNELTKFSPALAERDRWLVLNKCDQILEEEHEERVKEIVDRLEWEGPVYVISAIAKENTERLCHDIMRYLEDRADRLANDPAYKEELAELDQRIEDEARAQLQALDDQRALRRSGVKSVHDIGDDDWDEEDVDDEDGPEIIYVRD